The following are from one region of the Silene latifolia isolate original U9 population chromosome 9, ASM4854445v1, whole genome shotgun sequence genome:
- the LOC141599999 gene encoding uncharacterized protein LOC141599999: MILDPNGLWFRSQTVVRGVTNSTQENMTHGVTCWSNASDEDKEMWFNNFRRVFYWPTNLERLVWQRYNDIGKKRLRDNMYKVSKRKKAPSFMKVRHMRNIPS, encoded by the exons ATGATCCTTGATCCGAATGGTCTttg gtttagaagtcaaacagttgttcgtggtgtgactaatagcacccaagagaacatgacacacggcgttacttgttggagtaacgctagtgatgaagataaggagatgtggttcaacaacttccgg cgtgtgttctattggccaaccaaccttgagcgcctagtttggcaaaggtataatgacattggcaagaagaggctaagggacaacatgtataaggtgtctaagaggaagaaggcgccatctttcatgaaag TTCGTCATATGAGGAATATACCAAGTTAA
- the LOC141600004 gene encoding uncharacterized protein LOC141600004: MKGGDKDAEVEPTHYGGSQSFHDRVVLDTKKNKGKVPTIVDLFVDTHAKKTSKGKLIFAKEKDQQLYEQFLVRRKNNPEIDDNELWFDLVEGFQRGDVYGAGSAKEIFYPTPRRRGSISSQQQPYTPSVVSVLQAQLAARERQDAERERRDAERDAEIRRMKEEMERMNSFFANCNTGWRPQPKDPRDPNHGGGSGAGASFPVS; this comes from the exons ATGAAAGGAGGAGATAAGGATGCGGAAGTTGAGCCTACTCATTATGGAGGGTCTCAATCTTTTCATGATCGTGTGGTATTAGAT accaagaagaataagggtaaggtacccacgattgttgatctctttgttgacactcacgcaaagaagacaagcaagggcaagttgatcttcgcgaaggaaaaagatcaacagttatat gaacaattccttgtccgtaggaagaacaacccggaaattgatgacaatgagctatggtttgatcttgttgaggggttccaaagaggagatgtgtatggagccgggtcggcaaaggagattttctaccctactccaagaagaagagggtcaatttcctcccaacaacaaccttataccccaagtgtcgtgagtgtgctccaagctcaattagccgccagggagaggcaggatgccgagagggagaggcgggatgccgagagagatgctgaaattcggaggatgaaggaggaaatggaacggatgaactccttcttcgccaattgcaacactgggtggcgcccgcaaccaaaggatcctagagatcctaatcatggaggtggtagtggagcgggagcaagtttcccTGTTTCGTAG